A stretch of the Papaver somniferum cultivar HN1 chromosome 6, ASM357369v1, whole genome shotgun sequence genome encodes the following:
- the LOC113285488 gene encoding putative receptor-like protein kinase At4g00960: MGSFSQILIKILSTILIFNHIQYCYVLKTNAQIDTSNIFPLCSGDNITSNTYRSNLKLLLSSLTNSFNKTIILNGYYNDTVGRKPNTAYGNYQCRGDITLEDCRSTVDLAVKEVQRSCPDSKEAVITYKEIVALKFSDQSYFSTMRDSPYFPLPNANSVTNPDEFNSGLDELENYILEKVAFNGVSNTSSSTNRNLYGIGSIDVSSSQKIYGLAHCTADLSVKNCTQCLRGIMDNYRKSFSGRVGGRVICWSCYFRYETYRFYGPNATSPPFPSPNIMNPPPSKPKISRKVLLIIIVVPSVITTVLSIIIILYFCVKRRKKVLERKIEDIDEIQSAESLQYKFNTIGAATQNFSDANKLGRGGFGTVYKGTMPDGQEIAVKRLSENSGQGEEEFRNEVVLLAKLQHKNLVRLLGFCLDGDEKLLVYEFMQHGSLDQFLFDPIKRALLNWERRYKIIGGIAKGLLYLHEDSRLKIIHRDLKASNVLLGEDMVPKISDFGMVRMVNQNQVSTKRICGTFGYMAPEYAMHGKFSAKSDVFSFGVLILEILCGKRSNSFGGFDGAKNVLSYAWGLWEEGKSVELLEPSLRDCYSPNEVMRCIQIGLLCAQKDVANRPTMAWIIHMLNNHCVILPSPLAPSTFVLRGETELNIPSEDGDNISVNQVSMTEFYPR; encoded by the exons ATGGGTAGTTTTTCTCAGATATTGATCAAAATTCTTTCCACAATTCTCATATTCAACCACATACAGTACTGCTATGTGTTGAAAACTAATGCTCAGATTGATACGAGTAATATTTTTCCCTTGTGCTCCGGAGATAATATCACCTCTAATACATATCGGTCAAACCTTAAACTTCTTCTGTCTTCTTTAACAAATTCATTCAACAAAACCATTATCCTCAATGGATATTACAACGACACAGTCGGTCGAAAGCCTAATACCGCCTATGGAAATTATCAGTGCAGAGGTGATATCACACTAGAAGATTGTCGATCTACTGTTGATTTAGCCGTGAAAGAAGTACAGCGAAGCTGCCCAGACTCTAAAGAAGCAGTTATTACATACAAAGAAATAGTCGCTTTAAAGTTTTCCGATCAATCATACTTCTCAACCATGCGAGATAGTCCATACTTTCCACTCCCTAATGCAAATTCCGTTACAAACCCGGATGAGTTTAATTCAGGACTCGATGAATTGGAGAATTATATTTTGGAAAAAGTTGCTTTTAATGGCGTCTCCAatacttcttcttcaacaaatagaaatttgtatggTATTGGAAGCATAGACGTTTCGAGCTCACAGAAAATATATGGGCTAGCTCATTGCACTGCTGACTTATCAGTTAAGAATTGCACTCAGTGTCTTCGTGGGATAATGGATAATTATCGAAAATCGTTTAGCGGGCGAGTAGGTGGAAGAGTTATTTGTTGGAGCTGCTATTTTAGATATGAGACATATCGTTTTTATGGACCCAACGCAACTTCCCCGCCATTTCCATCCCCTAATATTATGAACCCACCACCGT CAAAGCCAAAGATTTCGCGTAAAGTGCTGCTGATCATTATAGTTGTTCCTTCAGTGATTACAACAGTATTATCCATCATAATCATTTTGTATTTCTGCgtaaagagaagaaagaaagtaCTCGAAAGGAAAATTGAAG ATATCGATGAGATTCAAAGTGCTGAATCTTTGCAATATAAATTCAATACGATAGGCGCGGCTACGCAAAATTTCTCAGATGCCAATAAGCTTGGGCGAGGCGGATTTGGTACTGTATATAAG GGTACAATGCCAGATGGACAAGAAATAGCTGTGAAAAGATTGTCTGAAAATTCTGGTCAAGGTGAAGAAGAATTTAGGAATGAAGTTGTCCTATTGGCGAAACTACAACACAAAAATCTTGTAAGACTTCTAGGCTTCTGTTTAGATGGAGATGAAAAGCTACTCGTGTACGAATTTATGCAGCACGGAAGCCTCGATCAGTTTTTATTTG ATCCTATTAAACGCGCATTGTTGAATTGGGAAAGGAGATACAAGATTATAGGAGGCATTGCTAAAGGACTTCTGTATCTTCATGAGGACTCTCGACTTAAGATTATTCACCGAGATCTCAAAGCCAGCAATGTACTATTAGGAGAAGATATGGTCCCCaaaatttcagattttggaatggtTAGGATGGTGAATCAAAATCAAGTCAGCACAAAACGGATTTGTGGAACTTT TGGATACATGGCTCCAGAATATGCAATGCATGGTAAATTCTCTGCAAAATCAGACGTCTTTAGTTTCGGTGTGTTAATTTTAGAGATCCTGTGCGGAAAGAGGAGTAATTCTTTTGGTGGATTTGATGGTGCTAAGAATGTCTTAAGCTAC GCATGGGGCCTTTGGGAGGAGGGGAAATCTGTGGAGTTGTTGGAACCATCACTAAGAGATTGTTATTCACCAAACGAAGTGATGAGATGCATCCAAATTGGGTTGTTGTGTGCTCAAAAGGATGTAGCTAATAGACCTACAATGGCGTGGATTATTCATATGCTGAATAACCACTGTGTCATTCTGCCATCACCTTTAGCACCATCTACATTTGTATTGCGCGGTGAAACAGAACTCAACATACCTTCTGAAGATGGTGATAACATAAGCGTGAATCAGGTGTCAATGACAGAATTTTACCCTCGATGA
- the LOC113290547 gene encoding putative receptor-like protein kinase At4g00960 translates to MPSYMDIFMKSQPIVFQDKKFLNNVCRLERSLYGLKQAPRAWFDRLSQFLSQSGFTASKTDTFLFFKITASTALYILVYVDGILVTGDNITSNTYRSNLKLVLSSLTNSFNKTIIRNGYYNDTIGRKPNTAYGYYQCRGDLTLEECRYNVDLAAKEVLAIGRCPNSTEAMVTYKELVALKFSDQSIFSVMRDAPSFPLPNANSVPNPDEFNPGLGKLVNNILEKVASNGVSNTSSSTNRNLYATGSIDVSRSQKIYGLAQCSADLSVKNCTQCLRGRIDDYRKSYSGRVGGRVICWSCYFRYETYLFYNATSPSSKPKISREVFLIIVVVPSVITVLSIIIILYFCEKRRKKGPARKTDDIDEIQSAESLQYKFSMISAATHNFSDANKLGRGGFGTVYKGTLSDGQEIAVKRLSENSGQGEEEFKNEVVLLAKLQHKNLVRLLGFCLDGDEKLLVYEFMQHGSLDQFLFDPVKSTHLNWERRYKIIRGVAKGLLYLHEDSPLKIIHRDLKAINVLLGDEMVPKISDFGMARMVNQNQASTKRICGTFSYMAPEYAMHGKFSAKSDVFSFGVLILEILCGKRSNSFGGFEGAKNVLSYAWGLWEEGKSVELLDPSLRDCCYSPKEVMRCIQIGLLCGQKDVANRPTMAWIIHMLNNHSVALPTPLAPSAFVLCGETEPSIPSEDGDNISVNQVSMTEFYPR, encoded by the exons ATGCCTTCTTATATGGATATCTTTATGAAGAGTCAACCTATAGTATTTCAAGATAAGAAATTCCTAAATAATGTTTGCAGACTCGAAAGATCATTGTATGGATTAAAGCAAGCTCCTAGAGCTTGGTTTGACAGGTTAAGTCAATTTCTAAGTCAATCTGGTTTTACTGCATCTAAAACTGACAcatttttgtttttcaagatAACTGCATCTACTGCTTTGTATATCCTCGTCTATGTAGATGGCATTCTTGTCACTG GAGATAATATCACCTCTAATACATATCGGTCAAACCTTAAACTTGTTCTGTCTTCTTTAACAAATTCATTCAACAAAACCATCATCCGCAATGGATATTACAATGACACAATCGGTCGAAAGCCTAATACCGCCTATGGGTATTATCAGTGCAGAGGTGATCTTACATTAGAAGAATGTCGATACAATGTTGATTTAGCCGCTAAAGAAGTACTAGCTATAGGCCGCTGCCCAAACTCTACAGAAGCAATGGTCACATACAAAGAACTAGTTGCTCTAAAATTTTCCGATCAATCAATCTTCTCAGTCATGCGAGATGCTCCATCATTTCCTCTCCCTAATGCAAATTCGGTCCCAAACCCGGATGAGTTTAATCCAGGACTCGGCAAATTGGTGAATAATATTTTGGAAAAAGTTGCTTCTAATGGTGTCTCCAATACTTCTTCTTCAACTAATAGAAATTTGTATGCTACTGGAAGCATAGACGTTTCGAGGTCACAGAAAATATATGGGCTAGCTCAGTGCAGTGCTGATTTATCAGTTAAAAATTGCACTCAATGTCTTCGTGGGAGAATTGATGATTATCGGAAATCGTACAGTGGCCGAGTAGGTGGCAGAGTTATTTGTTGGAGCTGCTATTTTAGATATGAGACGTATCTTTTTTACAACGCAACTTCACCATCGT CAAAGCCAAAGATTTCGCGTGAAGTATTCCTGATTATTGTAGTTGTTCCATCAGTGATTACAGTACTATCCATCATAATCATTTTGTATTTCTGCGAAAAGCGAAGAAAAAAAGGGCCTGCAAGGAAAACTGATG ATATCGATGAGATTCAAAGTGCTGAATCTTTGCAATACAAATTCAGTATGATAAGTGCGGCTACACACAATTTCTCAGATGCGAATAAGCTTGGGCGAGGCGGATTTGGTACTGTATACAAG GGAACACTGTCAGATGGACAAGAAATAGCTGTGAAGAGATTGTCTGAAAATTCCGGTCAAGGTGAAGAAGAATTTAAGAACGAAGTTGTATTATTGGCGAAACTACAACACAAAAATCTTGTAAGACTTTTAGGCTTCTGTTTAGATGGAGATGAGAAGCTACTCGTATACGAGTTTATGCAGCATGGCAGCCTCGATCAGTTTTTATTCG ATCCTGTTAAAAGCACGCATTTGAATTGGGAAAGGAGGTACAAGATTATACGGGGCGTTGCTAAAGGACTTCTCTATCTTCACGAGGACTCTCCACTAAAGATTATTCACCGAGATCTGAAAGCCATCAATGTATTATTAGGAGATGAAATGGTCCCCAAAATTTCAGATTTTGGGATGGCTAGGATGGTGAATCAAAATCAAGCCAGCACAAAACGGATTTGTGGAACTTT TAGTTATATGGCTCCAGAATATGCAATGCATGGTAAATTCTCCGCAAAATCAGACGTCTTTAGTTTCGGTGTGTTGATTTTAGAGATCCTGTGTGGAAAGAGGAGTAACTCTTTTGGTGGATTTGAAGGTGCTAAAAATGTCTTAAGCTAT GCATGGGGCCTTTGGGAGGAGGGGAAATCTGTAGAGTTGTTAGATCCATCACTAAGGGACTGTTGTTATTCACCGAAGGAAGTGATGAGATGCATCCAAATTGGGTTGTTATGTGGTCAAAAGGATGTAGCTAATAGACCCACAATGGCGTGGATTATTCATATGCTCAATAACCACTCTGTCGCTCTTCCAACACCTTTAGCACCATCTGCTTTTGTGTTGTGCGGTGAAACAGAACCCAGCATCCCTTCTGAAGATGGTGACAACATAAGCGTGAACCAGGTGTCAAT